From Rutidosis leptorrhynchoides isolate AG116_Rl617_1_P2 chromosome 3, CSIRO_AGI_Rlap_v1, whole genome shotgun sequence, a single genomic window includes:
- the LOC139898427 gene encoding glucosamine 6-phosphate N-acetyltransferase-like has product MQIDAASSDERYQIRKLDVTDKNKGFMELLQQLTVCDSVSDEEFQKRFEELRSCGDDHVICVIEDLVLSKIVATGSVFIEKKFIRNCGKVGHVEDVVVDSSARGLQLGKKVIGFLVDHARMTGCYKVILDCSADNKAFYEKCGFKEKEIQMVKYFI; this is encoded by the coding sequence ATGCAAATCGACGCAGCCTCTAGTGATGAAAGATATCAAATTAGGAAGTTGGACGTAACAGACAAAAACAAGGGATTCATGGAACTGTTACAACAACTTACAGTTTGTGATTCTGTATCAGATGAAGAATTTCAAAAACGATTTGAAGAGCTAAGGTCATGCGGTGATGATCATGTTATATGTGTGATTGAAGACTTAGTTTTGTCTAAGATAGTTGCAACTGGAAGTGTGTTTATCGAAAAGAAGTTTATAAGGAATTGTGGGAAAGTCGGACACGTTGAAGACGTTGTGGTTGACTCGAGTGCACGAGGGTTGCAATTAGGTAAGAAAGTTATTGGCTTTCTTGTTGATCATGCTCGTATGACTGGTTGTTATAAGGTGATTCTTGATTGTAGTGCGGATAATAAGGCTTTTTATGAGAAATGCGGATTTAAGGAGAAAGAAATTCAGATGGTTAAGTATTTCATTTGA
- the LOC139898428 gene encoding pollen-specific protein SF21-like: MAVSGHSISVDLPTVHLNGKEHIIRTGCGSVSVTVYGDQEKPPLITYPDLAQNRLFISPEAASLLLPNFCIYHISPPGHEIGAASIPIDDPVPSVEDLCDQILVVLNHFRLGSVMCMGVMAGAYILTLFAIKYSERVTGLILISPLCREPSWNEWFYNKFMSKLLYYYGMCDLLKEFLIHRYFSKEVCGNLEVPESNMVTACRKLLDERDNLNVWRYLRAFNRRRDITEELENLECKTIIFVGDSSPFFDEALHMTTKLGSKCYSLVEIHACGSMVTEEQPHAMLIPLECFLMRYGFFRPSRFINSPRSPLSPYCINPKLLYPQNMGVKLRPIKTRVSS; the protein is encoded by the exons ATGGCAGTTTCCGGTCATTCCATTTCCGTTGATTTACCGACTGTTCATCTTAATGGAAag GAACACATCATCCGGACTGGCTGCGGTTCTGTGTCTGTTACCGTGTATGGAGATCAAGAAAAGCCACCATTGATTACTTACCCCGATTTAGCTCAAAACC GACTTTTCATCTCTCCGGAAGCAGCTTCCTTGCTACTCCCCAACTTCTGCATTTATCACATTAGCCCACCCGGCCATGAG ATAGGAGCTGCATCAATTCCTATAGATGATCCAGTGCCTTCTGTTGAGGATCTTTGTGATCAAATTCTTGTGGTTCTTAATCATTTTAG GCTTGGCTCGGTGATGTGTATGGGAGTAATGGCGGGTGCTTACATCCTTACACTATTTGCA ATAAAGTATAGTGAAAGAGTTACCGGTTTGATACTTATTTCCCCTCTATGCAGAGAACCTTCTTGGAATGAATGGTTCTACAATaag TTCATGTCGAAATTGCTCTATTACTATGGTATGTGTGACTTGTTGAAGGAGTTTTTAATTCACCGATACTTCAGTAAG GAAGTCTGCGGTAATCTAGAAGTACCTGAATCCAATATGGTTACAGCATGCAGGAAG TTATTGGACGAGAGAGATAACCTTAACGTGTGGCGGTATCTTCGTGCATTTAATAG GAGACGCGATATCACTGAAGAATTAGAGAATctagaatgcaaaacgattatctTTGTTGGCGACAGCTCTCCATTTTTCGACGAAGCCCTCCACATGACTACTAAATTGGGTTCAAAATGTTATTCTTTAGTAGAG ATTCATGCATGTGGATCAATGGTGACAGAAGAACAACCTCATGCAATGCTGATTCCGCTTGAGTGTTTTCTGATGAGATACGGATTTTTCCGACCATCCCGGTTTATAAATAGCCCGAGGAGCCCTCTCAGCCCGTACTGCATCAACCCTAAGCTTCTTTACCCTCAAAATATGGGTGTGAAGCTTAGACCCATAAAAACACGGGTATCTAGCTAG